The Chitinimonas arctica region TATGGCGGACCGCTATTGCACCGGTTCTTCGATCATGCCGCAGAAAAAGAACCCGGACGTGCCGGAGCTCGTGCGCGGCAAGACCGGCCGCGTCACCGGCCATCTGGTGGCCTTGCTGACCCTGATGAAGGCCCAGCCGCTGGCGTACAACAAGGACAACCAGGAAGACAAGGAACCCTTGTTCGACACCGTCGACACCCTGTCCGCCACGCTGCGGGTCGTGGCCGACATGATGCGCGGCGTGGTGGTCAAGCCTGAAGCGATGCGCCGCGCCGTCAAGCAGGGCTATGCCACGGCCACCGACCTGGCCGACTATCTGGTCAAGAAGGGCCTGCCCTTCCGCGATGCCCACGAGGCGGTCGCCCTGGCGGTCCGGTATGCCGGCGAGCAGCGCAAGGACCTGGAAGACCTGAGCCTGGTGGAGTTGGGCACGTTCTCGCCGCTGATCTCGGCGGAAGTCTTTGAAGTCCTGACTCCCGAAGGGTCGCTGGCCAGCCGCAACCATATCGGCGGCACCGCGCCGAATCAGGTACGGGCGGCGATCGCCCGTGCGCGCAACAGACTGGAAGAAGCATGAACCTGAGTTGGCAGTGGAGCCGGCTGGAGGAACTGAGCGCGCTGCAATGGCATGAAGTGGGTGTCCTGCGGCAAACCGTCTTCGTGGTCGAGCAGGCCTGTCCCTACCCAGACCTGGACCAGCTCGATCCGGTCAGCTTACATTTGCTGGGACGCGACGAGGCCGGCCAATTGCAAGCCTGCTTGCGCCTGGTGCCGGCGGGCATGAAGTTCGATGCACCGTCGATAGGCCGCGTCGTTACTTCCGCACAAGCGCGCGGCACCGGGGCAGGCAAGGCGCTGATGCTGGAAGGCCTGGCCGAACATCGGCGCCGCTATCCGGGCCAGCCCAACCGCATCGCGGGACAACTCTACTTGCGCGGCTTCTATGAGTCGCTGGGTTTCGTGCCGTTCAGCGATATCTACCTCGAAGACGATATCGAGCATATCAATATGGCGTGGATGCCCGCGCATTAAACAGGCGCTGCAAACGTATTGATCTGGCGCCGCAGCACCATGCCGGGCAAGTAAGGCGCTAGTTCGCCACCCGTGCTCGCCACCAGTTCCTATACTGGGCCGGTATGTTTGCCAGGTCGCGCCCATGCCCCGTTCAAGGCCCCACACCGAAATCCGGCGGCCACCGTTTGCCGATTTGCCGGCGTTTCTGCAGGCCCGCCGCGGCATGCTGCTATGGCAGTGCCTGGCCGGCCTGCTGCTGGCCGGGCTGATCGCGTGGGAATTGCACCAGTCCCACCTGGGTACCCGCAAAGCGTCCCAGCTGGCCGCCCAAAACCTTTCCCTGCTGTTAAAGGAGCAGTTGGACGGCGCCTTTCGCGAAACCGACCTGGTATTGCGCGATGTCGCCGGCAAGGTCGCGCCCGCCACGCTGGCCGGCCTGGGCCAACTGCCCCCCGCCGAGCTGAGCGCACTCCAGCAACTACTCGACGATAAATTGAGCACACTGCCGCAGGTGGACACACTTAGCTTGCTGTCGCCGGACGGCCGATGGTCGCTTACCCCCCAGCAGATTCGACACGCCGATGCCGAGCAGCAATATCTGTTGCAACTATTGCGCGATATGCCTGGCCAGGAGCTGCTGATTACCCGGCCAAAGCGGCTATCCGGCAAAGCGGAACTCGGCTTCGTGGTGGGCCGGCGCATCGCAGCGCCCGACGGGGCACTGGGCGGCATGGTGGTCGCCCAGGTCAACCTCGAGTATTTCAATCAGCTCGCCCGTCGCCTGGAAGCAGCCGCGGAGAGCGCTTTTGCCCTGTTGGACAACGATATGCTGCTGGTCGGGCGCTACCCCGAATTGCCGGATGCCATCGGCAAACCCTTGCCGGACAGCGCCGATTTCGCCAGCTGGGTCAACGGTCGCAGCAACGGCTACCAGGTCATGCGCTGGCCCTTCGACGAGCTGGCGCGCGGCTACAGTTTTCGCCGCCTGGAAAGTTTTCCCTTCATTACCCTGGTCGGCGTACCGGACGACGCCTACTTCAATGACTGGCGCCTGAAGGCCGGCGCTTACTGCATCGCCTTCACGCTCTTGCTGCTATTCAGCTTTGCCATGACCTGGCGCGGCTGGCGCGAAGCCCAGTTGGCACTGGCGGCGCGAACCAGCGCCGCACGGCTGCAGGAACAGGACAGCCATCTGCTGCGAGCCCTCGATACCTTGTCCCGGCCGCTGCTACTGGTCGGTGCGGACAACAATCAGATCCTGGTCGTCAACCCGTCCGCTGCCCAACTGTGCGGCCGGCCCGCCGAACAACTGGTCGGCGTGGCCTTGTCGGCCTTGTATCTCTATCCGGAACAGCATGCCCAGATCGTCGAACAATTGAACAGCCAACAATCGATCAGCGATCATGAAATCAAGTTCCGCAAGTCGGACGGGGGCGGCTTTTGGGTGGGTTTATCCGCATCGGTAATCGAATATCGGGCGCAGCGCGCCTATCTGGTGAGCTTGCACGATATCGGCGAACGCAAGGCCATGGAGGAAACACTCTGGCGTAAAGCCACCCTGGACCCGCTGACCGGCATTGCCAATCGGGGCTATTTTCTCGAACGCGCGGAGCAGGAGTGGCTGCGAAGCCTTCGCTACCCGGTCTCGCTCGGCGTGCTGATGCTGGACCTGGATCATTTCAAGGCGGTCAACGATCAATACGGCCACGATGCCGGTGACCAAGTGTTGCGTAGCTTCGCCAGCATGATGCGGGACGAACTGCGCGAAACCGATCTGTTCGGTCGTTTGGGCGGCGAGGAATTCGCCATCCTGCTGCCGGCCGACGATGAACGCGGTGTGCGGGACCTGGCCGAGCGCTTGCGCGCCAAGCTGGCCGACACGCCTGTCACGCTGGACAACGGCCTTGCCCTCGCGCTTACCGTCAGCATAGGCGGGGCATTCTGCCGGCCCACCGGTGAGCGGTTCGAAGTACTGCTGAAACAGGCCGACCAGGCCCTCTATGCCGCCAAGCACGCCGGCCGTAACCGGGTCCGCTATTTCGAACCGCCGGAAGCGCGAGTCGATGCTTGAAATCTTGCCCGACCACACCCTAGACTCATTGACGACCCTTCATCCACCCAAAATTGGAAGATGCCATGAAACTCTACTTCTCCCCCGGCGCCTGCTCGCTTTCCGTCCATATCACCTTGCGCGAGGCCGGCTTGGCTTTCGACACCGAAAAAGTCGATACCAAGACGCATCGCACCGCCGCCGACGTGGATTTCTACACCATCAATCCCAAGGGCTACGTACCCGCTATGCGGCTGGACAACGGCGAGCTGCTGACCGAGGGCACGGCCATCGTGCAATACCTCGCCGACCTGGCGCCCAACAGCGGTCTGGCGCCGGCCAATGGCAGCCTTGAACGGGTCCGCTTGCAGGAATGGTTGAACTTTATCAGCACCGAAATCCACAAGGGCTTCAGCCCCCTATGGAATCCCGCGAGCGCGCCGGAAACCCGCCAAGCGGCCCAGGAGAGACTTAGCCATTGGTTCGGCTGGCTGAACAGCCACTTCGCCGCCAACGACTTCCTGCTGGGCGGGCGTTTCAGTGTGGCGGACGGCTATCTGTTCACCTGCGTCAACTGGTGCAACTACATCGGGATGAGCTTGCAGGACTGGCCGAAACTGGGCGATTTCATGCAGCGCATCGCAGCCCGCCCGGCCGTACGGGCAGCCATGCAGGCGGAAGGTCTGTTAGGCTAGCCTTCCCCGCGCCGACTCCGCCCGTCACCATGAACGTTTTCCCTTACCTGCTCGCCTTTGCCATTGGCTGCGTCGTGCCCTTGCAGGCCGCCGTCAACAACCAGCTAAAGCTGCAGATCGGCGGCAGCACCTTGCTGGCCGCGCTGCTGTCATTCTGCGTGGGCACGCTGGCCTTGGTACTGATCTGCATGCTGAGCGGACAGCGCTGGCAAGGCCTAGCCAGCATGGGCAACGCGCCCTGGTGGCAACTTACCGGTGGCTTGATGGGCGCACTATTCGTCTTCGGCACCACCCTGCTGGCGCCGCGCATCGGCATGGCCGCCATGCTGTCGCTGATCATCGCCGGCCAGGTACTGCTGTCGCTCCTGTTCGACCGCTTTGGCTGGCTGGGTCTGGCGCTGCGTGAACTCTCCACGCCGCGCCTGATCGGCGCCACCCTGGTGGTAGCCGGCGTCCTGCTGGTCAACTACGGCGACAAGGTGGGCAAGTAGCATGCATTGCCGTTCCGACTGCGGCGCATGCTGCACAGCGCCCTCCATTTCCAGCCCTATCCCGGGCATGCCGGACGGCAAACCGGCCGGCATACGCTGCATCCAGCTCGGCGAGGACCAGCGCTGCCGGATATTTGGCCGGCCGGAACGGCCTCAGGTGTGCTCGTCGCTGCAGCCCAGCGAGGCAATGTGCGGCGGTAACCGCGAGCACGCCATGCAGTGGCTGGGGTGGCTGGAAGAGCAGACCCGGCCCAACTGAAACACTATCCTCGTTGTGTTCGTTGACGTCCTCACCCACCTCTCGCTAACGCTCGCCGGCCTTGAGGCCGGCAAGGCGGGGGGACTCCTACGGCGCTATACGCTGAACTGTATAGTCGCTTCGGTGGATTCTTGGCCCGACGCCCCGACTTCGGGCGATATCAAACTCAGAGACCCTGCTTTCTTAAAGAACACACGAGCGGGTGGAGTTCGACGGCGAGAACGACCACGTTCACCTGCTGGTGAACTTCCCGCCCAAGGCGCCCGTCTACAGCCTCGTGATCCGCAAGCAGAACTACCCGAGTATCCACAGCAAGCTATGGGGCGGCACGCTTTGGTCGCCCAGCTATTTCGCCGGCAGTTGTGGCGGTGCGCCCATTGAGGTCATTCGCCAATATATCGGGCAGCAACAGGTGCCGCACTGCGCGGCAAAAGCAACTGATCAACCCCGACTCAAGCTGGCGCATATAATCGTCTTTTTTTTCAACGGCCATTTCATGGATTTTCTGTTGTTGTTCAAATCGCTCGTCATGGGCGTGGTGGAAGGCATCACCGAATTCCTGCCCATTTCCAGTACCGGCCACCTGATCCTCACCGGCCATCTCCTGGGCTTTCTGGACAAGGAGAAGCGCGATGTATTCGAGATCTTTATCCAGCTGGGCGCCATGCTGGCCGTGGTCTGGGAATACCGCGCCAGGCTGATCGGCGCCGTCAGCCAGGCCGGCCAGCCGGGCCCGGGCCGCCAATTGCTGATCAATCTGATGGTGGCAGCCATCCCCGCTTTGCTGCTGGGCAAGCTGATGGGCGAGCAGATCAAGGCCGCGCTGTTCAATCCGCTTACCGTGGCGATCAGCTTTATCGTCGGCGGCGTCATCATCCTGTGGGCGGAAAAGCGCCAACACACGGTATCGGTCGCCACCCTGGAGGACCTTTCGCCACGTGACGCCCTCAAGGTCGGCCTGGCGCAATGCCTGGCGCTGATACCCGGCACATCGCGGTCGGGCGCCACCATCATCGGCGGGATGTTCTTCGGCCTGTCGCGCCAGGCGGCAACCGAATTTTCCTTTCTGCTGGGCATCCCGGTACTGGGCAGCGCTTCGCTCTATAGCCTGTTCAAGCATTGGCACTCGCTGGACCAAAACGACCTGCTGGTATTCGGCATCGGCTTCGTCGCCAGCTTCATCTTCGCCCTGATCGCGGTGCGCGCCCTGCTGCGCTTCCTGGTCAGCCACACCTTCGTGGCCTTCGCCTGGTACCGCATCGGCTTCGGCCTGTTGGTGCTGCTGACCGCCTATACCGGCTGGGTGCAATGGACGGATTAAGATGATTTGCAGATAGTGCTTGACGGGTGGTCCGACTATCTACATAATTCGCCTCTCTGTCGCGGGGTGGAGCAGTTGGCAGCTCGTCGGGCTCATAACCCGAAGGTCACAGGTTCGAGTCCTGTCCCCGCAACCAAGAACATGAAGGCCCTAGGCGCGAAAGCACCTGGGGCCTTTTCGTATTCCTCCACGCCGTTCGGCGCGGGTTTTTTTGCCGACATTCTCGGCCTGATGGCACAGCGTCAGCCGATTAACCTGGTGCCTTACAAGCATGAACTCACCACGCAGGAAGCGGCCAGTTTCCTGCGGGTATCACGCCCACGGTACTGATGGCTGGTCCAGCCCTTTACACGGCGATACTGGATGCAAACGTTCTGTACCCATTCGCGGTTCGGGACCATCCATGAAGAATGGATAAGGAATCTGCCGCGGAATCATCCGTAACTGGACGAGTTCAAGTTGCGGAGGCTAGCCGCCAAGAGATGGATGGGGCTATTCCAGATTGCCTTGTAAGCGGTTACGAACCAATTATTGGAGGTCTCGCCCTCCCAGATCCCAATGATCTGTTCTTCGGTGAAGCGCTTCTTCATGTCCAATCTCCTTCGATGGGATTGGACTCTAAATCGTGGTGCTACTCAAATCCGGGGGGGCGTCGGAAAAATTCCATGCTTCGCTCGAGGTACTTAGCATATTCATCGCCCCGGGCTCGAACGTGGACAAGGCCACCTGCCGCTCCGCCCTGGCATCGTGCTATCGCGAGTTTGGCAATATCGAAGAAGCGATATCGCAGTGTCGGATGGGATTA contains the following coding sequences:
- a CDS encoding GNAT family N-acetyltransferase encodes the protein MNLSWQWSRLEELSALQWHEVGVLRQTVFVVEQACPYPDLDQLDPVSLHLLGRDEAGQLQACLRLVPAGMKFDAPSIGRVVTSAQARGTGAGKALMLEGLAEHRRRYPGQPNRIAGQLYLRGFYESLGFVPFSDIYLEDDIEHINMAWMPAH
- a CDS encoding sensor domain-containing diguanylate cyclase, encoding MPRSRPHTEIRRPPFADLPAFLQARRGMLLWQCLAGLLLAGLIAWELHQSHLGTRKASQLAAQNLSLLLKEQLDGAFRETDLVLRDVAGKVAPATLAGLGQLPPAELSALQQLLDDKLSTLPQVDTLSLLSPDGRWSLTPQQIRHADAEQQYLLQLLRDMPGQELLITRPKRLSGKAELGFVVGRRIAAPDGALGGMVVAQVNLEYFNQLARRLEAAAESAFALLDNDMLLVGRYPELPDAIGKPLPDSADFASWVNGRSNGYQVMRWPFDELARGYSFRRLESFPFITLVGVPDDAYFNDWRLKAGAYCIAFTLLLLFSFAMTWRGWREAQLALAARTSAARLQEQDSHLLRALDTLSRPLLLVGADNNQILVVNPSAAQLCGRPAEQLVGVALSALYLYPEQHAQIVEQLNSQQSISDHEIKFRKSDGGGFWVGLSASVIEYRAQRAYLVSLHDIGERKAMEETLWRKATLDPLTGIANRGYFLERAEQEWLRSLRYPVSLGVLMLDLDHFKAVNDQYGHDAGDQVLRSFASMMRDELRETDLFGRLGGEEFAILLPADDERGVRDLAERLRAKLADTPVTLDNGLALALTVSIGGAFCRPTGERFEVLLKQADQALYAAKHAGRNRVRYFEPPEARVDA
- the gstA gene encoding glutathione transferase GstA, whose protein sequence is MKLYFSPGACSLSVHITLREAGLAFDTEKVDTKTHRTAADVDFYTINPKGYVPAMRLDNGELLTEGTAIVQYLADLAPNSGLAPANGSLERVRLQEWLNFISTEIHKGFSPLWNPASAPETRQAAQERLSHWFGWLNSHFAANDFLLGGRFSVADGYLFTCVNWCNYIGMSLQDWPKLGDFMQRIAARPAVRAAMQAEGLLG
- a CDS encoding DMT family transporter, with the translated sequence MNVFPYLLAFAIGCVVPLQAAVNNQLKLQIGGSTLLAALLSFCVGTLALVLICMLSGQRWQGLASMGNAPWWQLTGGLMGALFVFGTTLLAPRIGMAAMLSLIIAGQVLLSLLFDRFGWLGLALRELSTPRLIGATLVVAGVLLVNYGDKVGK
- a CDS encoding YkgJ family cysteine cluster protein, producing the protein MHCRSDCGACCTAPSISSPIPGMPDGKPAGIRCIQLGEDQRCRIFGRPERPQVCSSLQPSEAMCGGNREHAMQWLGWLEEQTRPN
- a CDS encoding undecaprenyl-diphosphate phosphatase is translated as MDFLLLFKSLVMGVVEGITEFLPISSTGHLILTGHLLGFLDKEKRDVFEIFIQLGAMLAVVWEYRARLIGAVSQAGQPGPGRQLLINLMVAAIPALLLGKLMGEQIKAALFNPLTVAISFIVGGVIILWAEKRQHTVSVATLEDLSPRDALKVGLAQCLALIPGTSRSGATIIGGMFFGLSRQAATEFSFLLGIPVLGSASLYSLFKHWHSLDQNDLLVFGIGFVASFIFALIAVRALLRFLVSHTFVAFAWYRIGFGLLVLLTAYTGWVQWTD